A region from the Thauera humireducens genome encodes:
- the ubiB gene encoding ubiquinone biosynthesis regulatory protein kinase UbiB, protein MRLFRLTKIVSVGLRFGLDRMILDADSSGRLARIWHTVFFWRRFSESRAVRLRKALESLGPIFVKFGQMLSTRRDLLPPDLADELALLQDRVPPFPTEQALGVLEGFYGRPIDEVFDDFERTPVASASVAQVHFARLPDGTEVAVKVLRPGIERVIEHDLALMEVAAILLEKIWPEGRRLKPREVVAEFSKYLHDELDLMREAANCSQLRRNFKDSSLLIVPEVYWDWCGSKVMVMERMRGVPISQTPALLAQGTDLKALSRAGVEIFFTQVFRDGFFHADMHPGNIFVHQDGRYIALDFGIMGTLNEVDKNYLAQNFLAFFKRDYRRVALAHIEAGWVPAKTRVDEFEAAIRTVCEPIFDKPLKDISFGKTLLRLFQTARRFEMEVQPQLVLLQKTLLNIEGLGRQLDPELDLWKTAKPFLQRWMDEQMGWRALMRGVKEEVPAWAGTLPQLPRLVHHALSESGRHQSAQQQRLDELAASQRGQGRLLLAVGAIAMALLGLELYRFFG, encoded by the coding sequence GTGCGTCTCTTCCGCCTCACCAAGATCGTTTCCGTCGGCCTGCGCTTCGGCCTCGACCGCATGATCCTCGACGCCGACAGCAGCGGCAGGCTGGCGCGCATCTGGCACACCGTGTTCTTCTGGCGCCGCTTTTCCGAATCGCGCGCGGTGCGCCTGCGCAAGGCGCTCGAATCGCTCGGCCCGATCTTCGTCAAGTTCGGCCAGATGCTGTCGACGCGGCGCGACCTGCTGCCGCCCGACCTCGCCGACGAGCTCGCGCTGCTGCAGGATCGCGTACCGCCCTTCCCCACCGAGCAGGCGCTCGGCGTGCTGGAAGGTTTCTATGGCCGGCCGATCGACGAGGTGTTCGACGACTTCGAGCGCACCCCGGTGGCCTCGGCCTCGGTCGCACAGGTGCATTTCGCCCGCCTGCCCGACGGCACCGAGGTCGCGGTCAAGGTGCTGCGCCCGGGCATCGAGCGCGTGATCGAACATGACCTCGCGCTGATGGAAGTGGCTGCGATCCTGCTCGAGAAGATCTGGCCCGAAGGCCGGCGCCTGAAGCCGCGCGAGGTCGTCGCCGAGTTCAGCAAGTACCTGCACGACGAGCTCGACCTGATGCGCGAGGCGGCCAACTGCTCGCAGTTGCGGCGCAACTTCAAGGACTCGTCGCTGCTGATCGTGCCCGAGGTCTACTGGGACTGGTGCGGCAGCAAGGTCATGGTGATGGAGCGCATGCGCGGCGTGCCGATCTCGCAGACGCCGGCGCTGCTCGCCCAGGGCACCGACCTGAAGGCGCTGTCGCGCGCGGGCGTGGAGATCTTCTTCACCCAGGTGTTCCGCGACGGTTTCTTCCACGCCGACATGCACCCGGGCAACATCTTCGTGCATCAGGACGGGCGCTACATCGCGCTCGACTTCGGCATCATGGGCACGCTCAACGAGGTGGACAAGAACTACCTCGCGCAGAACTTCCTCGCCTTCTTCAAGCGCGACTACCGCCGCGTCGCGCTCGCCCACATCGAGGCCGGCTGGGTGCCGGCGAAGACGCGCGTGGATGAGTTCGAGGCCGCGATCCGCACCGTGTGCGAGCCGATCTTCGACAAGCCGCTGAAGGACATCTCGTTCGGCAAGACCCTGCTGCGCCTGTTCCAGACCGCGCGCCGCTTCGAGATGGAAGTGCAGCCGCAGCTCGTGCTGCTGCAGAAGACGCTGCTCAACATCGAGGGCCTGGGTCGCCAGCTCGACCCCGAGCTCGACCTGTGGAAAACCGCCAAGCCCTTCCTTCAGCGCTGGATGGACGAACAGATGGGCTGGCGCGCACTGATGCGCGGCGTCAAGGAAGAGGTGCCGGCCTGGGCCGGCACCCTGCCGCAACTGCCGCGCCTGGTGCATCACGCCCTGTCCGAGTCCGGCCGCCACCAGAGCGCACAACAGCAGCGCCTCGACGAACTCGCCGCCAGTCAGCGTGGGCAGGGCAGGCTGCTGCTCGCCGTCGGCGCAATCGCGATGGCGCTGCTCGGCCTGGAGCTGTACCGCTTCTTCGGCTGA